A genomic segment from Polyangium mundeleinium encodes:
- a CDS encoding serine/threonine-protein kinase, translating into MGNEAVQSQVAVGEILAGKYRVERTLGMGGMGVVVAVTHLELRDERAIKLVRSELTHPQIIERFLREARVVVKLRSEHVAQVYDIGRLPTGAPFMVMELLHGDDLSALLKKRGTLPVHEAVLYVMQACDALAEAHGRGIVHRDLKPANLFLTHREDGSPCIKVLDFGVSKHVPEEGEAAELEMTSNGDIMGSPLYMAPEQMRAAREVDARADIWALGAILYKLVTGRAPFQRATTPEICMAVLGSEMAPLPSSLHGGIPSGLEAVIMRCLSKDVDSRFPRALDLKAALSPYSERREGWAEDERTSLVDDPRSSTRGSNSSRPIPKNIDAILLGCIGKDAGRRAARAKGRRNVSDPFLKKRDEAAEPKALAAAPAEPPVDMPRDPEFSCAGGGTVPMGSTDLRKAREMDCGRPPQGSQPTMPAPPPDPAGVLGAMNLDETIDEATALAPPRLPSFPAPPPPSVRTSLPSFRVPSAGEPIGNSMAPWDYAPATSAPRGAKPVAFLASATTAVFIVVALIMAFTTGGEKNVAEGAVRGADMRPAAGGMPAPEESVIELEAEADASATTDEADPMP; encoded by the coding sequence ATGGGAAACGAAGCTGTCCAGAGCCAGGTCGCGGTGGGCGAGATCCTCGCCGGGAAGTATCGCGTCGAGCGTACCCTCGGCATGGGCGGCATGGGCGTCGTCGTCGCCGTCACGCACCTCGAGCTCCGGGACGAGCGGGCCATCAAGCTGGTCCGCTCGGAGCTCACGCACCCGCAGATCATCGAGCGTTTCCTGCGCGAGGCGCGCGTCGTCGTGAAGCTCCGGAGCGAGCACGTCGCCCAGGTCTACGACATCGGCCGGCTCCCGACGGGCGCCCCGTTCATGGTCATGGAGCTGCTCCACGGCGACGACCTCTCGGCGCTGCTCAAGAAACGGGGCACACTGCCGGTTCACGAAGCCGTCCTCTACGTCATGCAGGCCTGCGACGCGCTCGCCGAGGCCCACGGGCGCGGGATCGTCCACCGTGATCTCAAGCCGGCGAACCTGTTCCTCACGCACCGCGAGGACGGCTCGCCCTGCATCAAAGTCCTCGACTTCGGCGTCTCCAAGCACGTGCCCGAGGAGGGCGAGGCGGCCGAGCTGGAGATGACGAGCAACGGCGACATCATGGGCTCGCCGCTGTACATGGCGCCCGAGCAGATGCGCGCGGCCCGCGAAGTCGACGCGCGGGCCGACATCTGGGCCCTCGGCGCCATCCTGTACAAGCTCGTCACGGGGCGCGCGCCGTTCCAGCGGGCCACGACGCCCGAGATCTGCATGGCCGTCCTCGGCAGCGAGATGGCGCCGCTGCCGTCGTCGCTCCACGGCGGGATCCCGTCCGGGCTCGAAGCCGTCATCATGCGGTGCCTCAGCAAGGACGTCGATTCGCGCTTCCCGCGCGCCCTCGACCTCAAGGCCGCGCTCTCGCCCTACAGCGAGCGCCGCGAAGGCTGGGCCGAGGACGAGCGGACCTCGCTCGTCGACGATCCGCGCTCGTCGACGCGGGGCTCGAACAGCTCGCGCCCGATCCCCAAGAACATCGACGCCATTCTGCTCGGCTGCATCGGCAAGGACGCGGGCCGCCGCGCCGCGCGGGCGAAGGGGCGAAGGAACGTCTCGGATCCGTTCCTCAAGAAGCGGGACGAGGCCGCCGAGCCGAAGGCGCTCGCCGCCGCGCCGGCCGAGCCGCCCGTCGACATGCCCCGCGATCCCGAGTTCTCCTGCGCAGGCGGCGGCACCGTCCCGATGGGGAGCACCGATCTTCGCAAGGCCCGCGAGATGGACTGCGGTCGGCCGCCCCAGGGCTCGCAACCCACCATGCCCGCGCCCCCGCCCGACCCGGCCGGGGTGCTCGGCGCGATGAACCTCGACGAGACGATCGACGAGGCGACCGCGCTCGCCCCGCCGCGGCTGCCGAGCTTCCCTGCGCCCCCGCCTCCCTCGGTGCGCACGTCGCTCCCGAGCTTCCGCGTGCCGAGCGCCGGTGAGCCCATCGGAAACAGCATGGCGCCCTGGGACTACGCGCCGGCCACGTCCGCGCCTCGTGGCGCGAAACCGGTGGCGTTTTTGGCGAGCGCGACGACGGCCGTGTTCATCGTCGTCGCGCTCATCATGGCCTTCACCACGGGGGGCGAAAAGAACGTCGCGGAAGGCGCGGTGCGCGGCGCGGACATGCGCCCCGCGGCGGGCGGCATGCCCGCGCCCGAGGAGTCTGTGATCGAGCTGGAGGCCGAGGCCGACGCGTCCGCGACGACCGACGAGGCAGACCCGATGCCCTAG
- a CDS encoding 4-alpha-glucanotransferase, producing the protein MTTRAEERELTREALRLLDVDRLALALHDPSFPADPDEDIGRGSPYGRGAARFFRFARDLGFSAILLGPQGDLSADNASPYDGACFSRATVSIALAPLAQDPAWGGLLRPETLASLVADRPLGPAGRAHHRYASAAVRRALDEAFVVFQENRRRGTLPPALASFAERLEPWRARNIGWIERDALYERLAREHGSGHFKDWPALDARLFAPAPGDEAVAAARLAALRSRSTETIEAHAFRQLLAREQHAALRMELHSLDLVLYGDLAIGLAPQDEWSNLAILLSGYRMGAPPSRTNPEGQPWGYPVLDPAAWSGDARDFLRARMTAMFEAYDGVRIDHPHGLVDPWVYDAAAEDPLAAVQRGARLRSSPDLSDHPRLAAFAIPRPSQIDRDLPRYADGWARALDAAQGDAYGNLFDALVEAAQARGHATDTLFCEVLSTLPAPVAAVLARHGLGRFRVTQKANLDDPGDVYRSENAEPADWIMMGTHDTPSMWELAASWRAEGKLAAQAVYLARRLGAPALEADVLRAPGLLVAAKLADALASRARSAMIFFADLFGLQERYNVPGTIRDDNWSLRVPEGWETGYFEARRRGEALDLRRALALALRARAAGATGDLDTLAARLSALP; encoded by the coding sequence ATGACCACACGCGCCGAGGAACGTGAGCTCACCCGCGAGGCCCTGCGCCTCCTCGACGTCGATCGCCTTGCGCTCGCCCTCCACGACCCGAGCTTCCCCGCCGATCCCGATGAGGACATCGGCCGTGGATCGCCGTACGGCCGCGGCGCGGCTCGATTCTTCCGTTTCGCCCGGGACCTCGGCTTCAGCGCGATTCTCCTCGGCCCGCAAGGTGATCTCTCCGCCGACAACGCCTCGCCGTACGATGGCGCTTGCTTTTCGCGGGCCACCGTCTCCATCGCGCTCGCGCCGCTCGCCCAGGATCCCGCCTGGGGGGGCCTCCTCCGCCCGGAAACGCTCGCGTCCCTCGTCGCCGATCGCCCCCTCGGCCCGGCTGGCCGCGCGCACCACCGCTACGCCTCCGCGGCCGTGCGCCGCGCGCTCGACGAGGCGTTTGTGGTGTTCCAGGAAAACCGTCGGCGCGGCACCTTACCGCCCGCGCTCGCCTCGTTCGCCGAGCGACTCGAACCGTGGCGCGCGCGGAACATCGGCTGGATCGAGCGGGACGCGCTGTACGAGCGCCTCGCGAGGGAACACGGCAGCGGCCATTTCAAGGACTGGCCCGCCCTGGACGCGCGCCTCTTCGCACCCGCGCCCGGCGACGAGGCCGTGGCGGCTGCGCGCCTCGCAGCCCTTCGGTCACGCTCCACGGAAACCATCGAGGCCCACGCGTTCCGCCAGCTCCTCGCGCGAGAGCAACACGCGGCCTTGCGCATGGAGCTCCATTCGCTCGACCTCGTCCTCTACGGCGACCTCGCCATTGGCCTCGCCCCGCAGGATGAATGGTCGAACCTCGCGATCCTCCTCTCGGGCTACCGCATGGGCGCGCCGCCGAGCCGCACGAACCCCGAGGGACAGCCGTGGGGCTATCCCGTCCTCGACCCCGCCGCGTGGTCCGGCGACGCGCGCGATTTCCTCCGCGCTCGCATGACGGCCATGTTCGAGGCCTACGACGGCGTGCGCATCGATCATCCGCACGGCCTCGTCGACCCCTGGGTGTACGACGCCGCTGCGGAAGACCCGCTCGCGGCCGTCCAGCGCGGCGCGCGCCTCCGCTCCTCGCCGGACCTTTCCGATCACCCACGCCTCGCTGCGTTTGCCATTCCGCGACCCTCGCAGATCGATCGTGACCTCCCTCGATACGCCGACGGCTGGGCGCGGGCGCTCGACGCGGCCCAGGGGGATGCGTACGGAAACCTCTTCGACGCGTTGGTCGAAGCCGCGCAGGCGAGGGGACACGCCACCGACACGTTGTTTTGCGAGGTCTTGAGCACGCTGCCCGCGCCGGTCGCGGCGGTGCTCGCGCGGCATGGGCTCGGGCGGTTCCGCGTCACGCAAAAGGCGAACCTCGACGACCCGGGCGACGTCTACCGCAGCGAAAATGCCGAGCCTGCCGACTGGATCATGATGGGCACGCACGACACGCCGTCGATGTGGGAGCTCGCGGCGTCGTGGCGGGCCGAGGGAAAACTCGCGGCGCAGGCCGTGTACCTCGCGCGGCGGCTCGGCGCGCCGGCGCTGGAGGCCGACGTCCTGCGCGCGCCGGGCCTGCTGGTCGCGGCGAAACTCGCCGACGCTCTGGCCAGCCGTGCCCGGAGCGCGATGATCTTCTTCGCGGACCTGTTCGGGTTGCAGGAGCGGTACAACGTGCCTGGCACGATCCGCGACGACAACTGGTCGCTGCGCGTGCCCGAGGGCTGGGAGACGGGCTACTTCGAGGCGCGACGCCGGGGCGAGGCGCTCGATCTGCGGCGGGCGCTCGCGCTCGCGCTTCGGGCGCGGGCGGCCGGGGCGACGGGCGACCTCGACACGCTGGCGGCGCGGCTCTCGGCCTTGCCATGA
- a CDS encoding serine/threonine-protein kinase — MNSGDIIASRYVLERPLAKGGMGAVWVARHVELDVRVALKVMAPEHADTFFARDRFQREARACAQIQHPHVVAVHDYGVADDVPFLVMELLQGEDLQSCLTREGRLSLPAAIAVTLPVCKGLRRAHELGIIHRDIKPSNVFLARQGEDVVVKILDFGVARITHDLSGQTTHTGVLLGSPSYMSPEQARGRRVDARSDLWSLAVVLYECLTGRTPFGSQALGELLLELCTEPIPPPTTLMPDLPAVVDPFFARALARNPDERFQNAEAFAEALTLLRSGMPNLTLGPSSGMERDPAAPEVSLSQTPPPAYTPTAPGVATTIGRSRPRAAKLALGIVVPVVLGLGALAAYRLSSPEAPLEPVVAAPAEPLATPPPEIPAPTPSASVTVAPPETITLPHAAPSAVPSPDAPRTSRRAPAPRATSKRPSPAPPVPTRDPTFGF; from the coding sequence TTGAACAGCGGGGACATCATCGCCTCGAGATACGTCCTCGAGCGCCCGCTGGCGAAAGGCGGGATGGGGGCGGTGTGGGTGGCGCGGCACGTCGAGCTCGATGTGCGCGTCGCCCTCAAGGTCATGGCGCCCGAGCACGCCGATACCTTCTTCGCGCGTGACAGATTTCAACGCGAAGCGAGGGCCTGCGCGCAGATCCAACACCCGCACGTCGTGGCCGTTCACGATTATGGCGTCGCGGACGATGTGCCGTTCCTCGTGATGGAGCTGCTCCAGGGCGAGGACCTGCAAAGTTGCCTCACGCGGGAGGGGCGCCTCTCGCTCCCCGCCGCCATTGCCGTGACCTTGCCCGTCTGCAAAGGGCTCCGGCGCGCCCACGAGCTCGGGATCATTCACCGGGACATCAAGCCGAGCAACGTGTTCCTCGCGCGCCAAGGCGAGGACGTGGTCGTGAAGATCCTCGATTTTGGCGTCGCGAGGATCACGCACGATCTGTCCGGCCAGACCACGCACACGGGGGTCTTGCTCGGATCCCCGAGCTACATGAGCCCCGAACAGGCCCGCGGACGGCGCGTGGATGCGCGCAGCGATCTCTGGTCGCTCGCCGTCGTCCTCTACGAATGCCTGACCGGTCGGACGCCGTTTGGTTCTCAGGCGCTCGGCGAGCTGCTCCTCGAGCTTTGCACCGAGCCGATCCCGCCGCCCACGACGCTCATGCCCGATCTCCCGGCCGTCGTGGATCCTTTTTTCGCGCGGGCGCTCGCGCGAAACCCGGACGAGAGATTCCAGAACGCGGAGGCCTTCGCCGAGGCCCTCACTTTGCTCCGCTCCGGGATGCCGAACCTCACGCTCGGGCCGTCCAGCGGAATGGAGCGAGATCCCGCGGCGCCCGAGGTGTCCCTGTCCCAGACGCCGCCGCCCGCGTACACGCCCACGGCGCCCGGCGTCGCCACCACGATAGGCAGGAGCCGCCCGCGGGCCGCCAAGCTCGCGCTCGGAATCGTCGTCCCGGTCGTCCTCGGCCTCGGCGCGCTCGCCGCGTATCGTTTGTCGTCGCCCGAGGCGCCGCTCGAACCGGTGGTGGCGGCGCCGGCGGAGCCTCTCGCGACACCTCCGCCCGAAATCCCCGCGCCCACGCCGAGCGCGTCCGTGACGGTCGCGCCTCCGGAGACGATCACGCTTCCGCATGCGGCGCCCTCCGCCGTGCCGTCGCCGGACGCGCCCCGGACGTCGCGCAGGGCCCCCGCGCCCCGCGCGACGTCGAAGCGCCCTTCGCCCGCGCCGCCCGTGCCCACGCGCGACCCGACCTTCGGCTTTTGA
- a CDS encoding tetratricopeptide repeat protein, which yields MRLRWLVPFVPALFLTLVPPARAADPRPSSAPDKRALALEHAHQGLDAYRAGRFEEAYEHFREAQALFPAPTLLVHMARCQRRLGNVVEAKALYGEVLAQRLPDNAPPPFVEAHHNAESELAEMQAKLATDETTAVRPAPVPFQGSILPGAIALGASAMGLGVGVVTGAMSMVKVSDLRSRCQGDHCAPADRTTADQARTLGTVSTAAFVVGGVAAAAGVLLIVLRPAGKARATMGAVKDPRVSVGIGRADFEFRY from the coding sequence ATGCGCCTTCGTTGGCTCGTTCCCTTCGTCCCCGCCCTTTTCCTCACGCTCGTGCCCCCGGCCCGCGCCGCGGACCCACGGCCTTCGAGCGCTCCGGACAAACGCGCCCTCGCCCTCGAACATGCGCACCAGGGGCTCGACGCGTACCGCGCTGGTCGTTTCGAGGAGGCCTACGAGCATTTCCGCGAGGCCCAGGCGCTTTTCCCCGCGCCCACCTTGCTCGTGCACATGGCGCGTTGCCAGCGCAGGCTCGGCAACGTCGTCGAGGCGAAGGCGCTTTATGGAGAGGTGCTCGCGCAGCGCTTGCCCGACAACGCGCCGCCCCCGTTCGTGGAGGCGCACCACAATGCCGAGAGCGAGCTCGCCGAGATGCAGGCCAAGCTCGCCACGGACGAGACAACCGCCGTGCGCCCCGCGCCCGTGCCATTCCAGGGATCCATCCTCCCCGGCGCCATTGCGCTGGGAGCGTCCGCGATGGGCCTCGGGGTCGGGGTCGTGACCGGAGCGATGTCCATGGTGAAGGTGTCCGACCTTCGCAGCCGATGCCAGGGCGACCATTGCGCCCCGGCCGATCGCACCACGGCCGATCAGGCCCGGACCCTCGGCACGGTCTCCACCGCGGCCTTCGTCGTGGGCGGCGTCGCGGCGGCGGCCGGCGTGCTTTTGATCGTCCTCCGTCCGGCGGGCAAGGCGCGCGCCACCATGGGCGCCGTGAAGGATCCCCGCGTGTCCGTGGGGATCGGCCGGGCGGATTTCGAGTTTCGTTATTGA
- a CDS encoding type VI secretion system Vgr family protein — MRGLRLIFESFQPKSPREELSVRTFSVREAISEPFEVSILARSHDASIDLEAIVGKPAAFLMDRGEHFSIGQARRRWEGICTHIEQIRVEDSETGESTYTLTILPKVWLLGQRLGYRVFQHLSIPDIVDKLLGEWKIQHKWAIDRGAYPRLEYRVQHGESELAFLSRLLEEAGIAYTFPDEDGAGTMLQFSDALAAGKPHPHSPLTFDDAPNRTAPKEYVTAVHMSHRVRPGAYVVRDHDFRRPDFPSQGEAPKALDPEHRYEQYHYRPGALLVETTKGAGATPVADDKGMARRDEAFGVTRATQSLQAERHEKRVVTYTTNSMILAPGVIFAIQDHPHQGLAQQRLLVTELCLSGSVVAEWEMSGRAAFAADPYRPPLVTPKPRALGMESAVVVGPRGQEIHTDEFGRIRVQFPWDREGKHDDDSSCWIRVSQGWAGTGMGSITIPRVGQEVLVGFLGGDPDQPVVVGRVFNGKNLVPHKLPEHKTRSTLKSASSPGGGGSNELLFEDARGKELVYVQAQRDLHARVLGDEQEQIQGDHRMLVGKRQDIVIKAEKKELVVGRSDLHVGGDERRQVDGKASITVGGSRHEKVQRSHALEAGQEIHLAAGTSVVIEGALDLTLKGPGGFIRIDPSGVSIVGNLVRINSGGAPGAGSGARPDAPEDAIEAVAELPGAGAP, encoded by the coding sequence ATGCGCGGCTTACGCTTGATCTTCGAATCGTTCCAGCCGAAATCCCCGCGGGAGGAGCTGTCCGTGCGCACGTTTTCGGTGCGCGAGGCGATCTCCGAGCCGTTCGAGGTCTCGATCCTGGCGCGCTCCCACGACGCCAGCATCGATCTCGAAGCCATCGTGGGCAAACCGGCCGCCTTCCTCATGGACCGCGGCGAGCATTTTTCCATCGGTCAGGCCCGGCGTCGCTGGGAGGGCATCTGCACGCACATCGAGCAGATCCGCGTCGAGGATTCGGAGACCGGCGAATCCACCTACACACTGACCATCCTGCCCAAGGTGTGGTTGCTCGGGCAACGGCTCGGCTACCGGGTGTTTCAGCACCTCTCCATCCCGGACATCGTGGACAAGCTGCTCGGGGAATGGAAAATCCAGCACAAGTGGGCCATCGATCGGGGCGCGTATCCGCGGCTCGAATACCGGGTCCAGCACGGGGAGAGCGAGCTCGCGTTCCTGTCGCGCCTGCTGGAGGAGGCGGGCATTGCTTATACGTTCCCCGACGAGGACGGCGCTGGCACCATGCTCCAGTTCTCCGACGCGCTCGCCGCGGGCAAGCCGCACCCGCACTCGCCGCTCACGTTCGACGACGCGCCGAACCGCACCGCGCCGAAGGAATACGTGACGGCCGTGCACATGAGCCATCGCGTGCGGCCCGGCGCGTACGTGGTGCGCGACCACGACTTCCGCCGGCCCGATTTTCCGAGCCAGGGCGAGGCCCCGAAGGCGCTCGATCCGGAGCATCGGTACGAGCAGTACCATTACCGTCCGGGCGCGTTGCTCGTCGAGACCACCAAAGGCGCCGGCGCCACGCCCGTGGCCGACGACAAGGGGATGGCGCGGCGCGACGAGGCGTTTGGCGTCACGCGCGCGACGCAGAGCCTGCAGGCGGAGCGCCATGAAAAGCGGGTCGTCACGTATACGACGAACTCGATGATCCTCGCGCCCGGGGTGATTTTCGCGATTCAGGACCACCCGCACCAGGGCCTCGCCCAGCAGCGGCTGCTCGTGACGGAGCTTTGCCTCTCGGGCAGCGTCGTGGCGGAGTGGGAGATGAGCGGACGGGCCGCGTTCGCGGCCGATCCGTACCGGCCGCCGTTGGTGACACCCAAGCCGCGGGCGCTCGGGATGGAGAGCGCGGTGGTGGTGGGGCCGCGGGGCCAGGAGATTCATACCGACGAATTCGGTCGAATCCGCGTGCAGTTTCCCTGGGATCGGGAGGGGAAACACGACGACGACAGCTCGTGCTGGATCCGCGTGAGCCAGGGCTGGGCGGGGACGGGCATGGGATCGATCACGATTCCACGCGTGGGGCAGGAGGTCCTGGTGGGATTCCTCGGCGGCGATCCGGACCAGCCGGTCGTGGTCGGGCGGGTCTTCAATGGGAAAAACCTCGTGCCGCACAAGCTCCCCGAGCACAAGACGCGGAGCACGCTGAAGAGCGCATCGTCGCCCGGCGGGGGCGGCTCGAACGAGCTTCTGTTCGAGGACGCGCGGGGAAAGGAGCTCGTGTACGTGCAAGCGCAGCGCGACCTGCACGCGAGGGTGCTCGGGGACGAGCAGGAGCAGATCCAGGGCGATCATCGGATGCTGGTCGGCAAGCGGCAGGACATCGTGATCAAGGCGGAGAAAAAGGAGCTCGTCGTCGGGCGGAGTGATCTGCACGTGGGCGGGGACGAGCGGCGGCAGGTGGACGGCAAAGCGTCGATCACGGTGGGCGGGAGCCGTCACGAAAAGGTGCAGCGGAGCCACGCCCTGGAGGCCGGACAAGAGATTCACCTCGCGGCCGGGACGTCGGTCGTGATCGAGGGCGCGCTGGATCTCACGCTGAAGGGGCCCGGGGGGTTCATTCGAATCGATCCGAGCGGAGTGTCCATCGTGGGCAACCTGGTGCGAATCAACAGCGGGGGCGCGCCCGGCGCAGGGAGCGGGGCACGCCCGGACGCCCCCGAAGACGCCATCGAGGCCGTAGCGGAGCTGCCCGGCGCGGGCGCGCCATGA
- a CDS encoding DUF4123 domain-containing protein has product MRAMRVILEVQWGKLASQRAVLKPGESLRVGRTEFSDLMITHDRQMSGVHFEVSWDGARCLVRDLGSDTGTWLDGQAVREGEARNTSWIRAGDTVFMVFFERATSHPRPADAPEVASIKEKARDALLAETTPLFALLDGARDPRIRELLRESIDEHRSLYEGVQGDALGEVAPYLVRLSPESDLFEKLVDEGWGRSWGVYLTSERPLPDVRRHLRRLSMVDAEGEAKRLYFRFQDPRVLRRFLVMSNLRQRAEMFGEILEAFVMEGEQGEVLRASHAPVVP; this is encoded by the coding sequence ATGCGAGCCATGCGCGTGATCCTCGAAGTACAATGGGGGAAGCTCGCGTCGCAACGGGCCGTACTCAAGCCCGGCGAATCGCTGCGCGTCGGGCGGACAGAGTTTTCCGATCTCATGATCACCCACGATCGGCAGATGTCAGGGGTGCATTTCGAGGTGTCGTGGGACGGGGCGCGTTGTCTCGTGCGGGACCTCGGGAGCGACACAGGGACCTGGCTCGACGGGCAGGCAGTGCGCGAGGGGGAGGCGCGGAACACGTCGTGGATCCGCGCAGGAGATACGGTCTTCATGGTCTTCTTCGAGAGGGCGACCTCGCACCCGCGCCCAGCGGACGCGCCGGAGGTGGCCTCCATCAAGGAGAAAGCACGCGACGCGCTGCTCGCAGAAACGACGCCGCTGTTCGCACTCCTCGACGGGGCGCGAGATCCGCGAATCCGAGAGCTCCTGCGAGAATCCATCGACGAGCACCGATCGCTCTACGAGGGCGTGCAAGGCGACGCGCTCGGCGAGGTGGCGCCCTATCTCGTACGCCTGTCCCCGGAGAGCGATCTCTTCGAAAAGCTCGTCGACGAAGGATGGGGGCGAAGCTGGGGCGTCTATCTGACGAGCGAGCGTCCACTCCCGGACGTGCGGCGCCATCTACGGCGGCTCTCGATGGTGGACGCAGAAGGCGAGGCAAAGCGGCTCTATTTCCGGTTTCAGGACCCACGGGTGCTCCGGCGATTCCTGGTCATGAGCAACCTGCGCCAGCGAGCAGAAATGTTCGGCGAGATCCTCGAAGCCTTCGTGATGGAGGGAGAGCAAGGGGAAGTCCTCCGCGCCTCCCACGCCCCCGTGGTGCCATGA